In a single window of the Pseudomonas sp. B21-015 genome:
- the acs gene encoding acetate--CoA ligase — protein MSAASLYPVRPEVAANTLTDEATYKAMYQQSVVNPDGFWREQAKRLDWIKPFTTVKQTSFDDHHVDIKWFADGTLNVSYNCLDRHLAERGDQIAIIWEGDDPAESRNITYRELHEEVCKFANALRGQDVHRGDVVTIYMPMIPEAVVAMLACTRIGAIHSVVFGGFSPEALAGRIIDCKSKVVITADEGVRAGKKIPLKSNVDDALTNPETSSIQKVIVCKRTGGNIKWNQHRDIWYEDLMKVAGSVCAPKEMGAEEALFILYTSGSTGKPKGVQHTTGGYLLYAAMTHERVFDYRPGEIYWCTADVGWVTGHTYIVYGPLANGATTLLFEGVPNYPDITRVAKIVDKHKVNILYTAPTAIRAMMASGTAAVEGADGSSLRLLGSVGEPINPEAWDWYYKNVGQSRCPIVDTWWQTETGGNMMSPLPGAHGLKPGSAARPFFGVVPALVDNLGNIIEGVAEGNLVILDSWPGQARTLYGDHDRFVDTYFKTFRGMYFTGDGARRDADGYYWITGRVDDVLNVSGHRMGTAEIESAMVAHPKVAEAAVVGVPHDIKGQGIYVYVTLIAGEEPSEQLRLELKNWVRKEIGPIASPDVIQWAPGLPKTRSGKIMRRILRKIATAEYDGLGDISTLADPGVVQHLIDTHKTMNVA, from the coding sequence CTTCTTTGTATCCCGTTCGTCCCGAGGTAGCAGCCAATACGCTGACTGACGAGGCCACTTACAAGGCCATGTACCAGCAGTCGGTCGTCAACCCGGACGGCTTCTGGCGTGAACAAGCCAAGCGACTCGACTGGATCAAGCCTTTCACCACGGTGAAGCAGACGTCCTTCGACGATCACCATGTCGACATCAAGTGGTTCGCCGACGGCACGCTGAACGTTTCCTACAACTGCCTCGACCGTCATCTGGCCGAGCGCGGCGATCAAATCGCGATCATTTGGGAAGGGGATGACCCCGCCGAAAGCCGCAACATCACCTACCGCGAGTTGCATGAAGAAGTCTGCAAGTTCGCCAACGCCTTGCGCGGCCAGGATGTACACCGCGGCGATGTGGTGACGATCTATATGCCGATGATTCCCGAAGCCGTGGTTGCCATGCTGGCCTGCACCCGGATCGGCGCGATTCACTCGGTGGTGTTCGGTGGTTTCTCGCCGGAAGCTTTGGCTGGCCGCATCATCGACTGCAAATCCAAAGTGGTGATCACTGCCGACGAAGGTGTTCGTGCCGGCAAGAAGATCCCGCTCAAGTCCAACGTCGACGACGCGCTGACCAACCCGGAAACCAGCAGCATTCAGAAAGTCATCGTGTGCAAGCGCACCGGTGGCAACATCAAGTGGAACCAGCATCGCGACATCTGGTACGAAGACCTGATGAAAGTGGCGGGCAGTGTGTGCGCGCCGAAAGAAATGGGCGCCGAAGAAGCGCTGTTCATCCTTTATACCTCCGGCTCCACCGGCAAGCCGAAGGGTGTGCAGCACACCACCGGCGGTTACCTGCTGTATGCGGCGATGACCCACGAGCGCGTGTTCGACTACCGCCCGGGCGAGATCTACTGGTGCACCGCCGACGTCGGTTGGGTTACCGGCCACACCTACATCGTCTACGGCCCGCTGGCCAATGGCGCGACCACGTTGCTGTTCGAAGGCGTGCCGAACTACCCGGACATCACCCGGGTGGCGAAGATCGTCGACAAGCACAAGGTCAACATCCTCTACACTGCGCCGACCGCGATCCGCGCGATGATGGCGTCGGGTACCGCCGCTGTCGAAGGCGCCGATGGCAGCAGCCTGCGTCTGTTGGGCTCGGTCGGTGAGCCGATTAACCCGGAAGCGTGGGACTGGTACTACAAGAATGTCGGCCAATCCCGTTGCCCGATCGTGGATACCTGGTGGCAGACCGAAACAGGCGGCAACATGATGAGCCCGCTGCCGGGTGCTCATGGTCTGAAGCCTGGCTCTGCGGCACGGCCGTTTTTCGGCGTGGTGCCGGCGCTGGTGGACAACCTGGGCAACATCATCGAAGGCGTTGCCGAGGGCAACCTGGTGATTCTCGATTCGTGGCCAGGCCAGGCGCGCACGCTGTATGGCGACCATGATCGCTTCGTCGACACCTATTTCAAGACCTTCCGTGGCATGTATTTCACCGGTGACGGTGCGCGTCGTGACGCAGACGGTTACTACTGGATCACCGGTCGCGTGGATGACGTGCTCAACGTTTCCGGGCATCGCATGGGCACCGCCGAGATCGAAAGCGCGATGGTCGCTCACCCGAAAGTCGCTGAGGCGGCGGTGGTGGGTGTGCCGCACGACATTAAAGGGCAGGGCATTTATGTCTACGTCACGTTGATCGCTGGCGAAGAGCCGAGCGAGCAACTGCGCCTGGAGCTGAAGAACTGGGTGCGTAAAGAGATCGGCCCGATTGCCTCGCCGGATGTCATCCAGTGGGCGCCGGGCCTGCCGAAAACCCGTTCGGGCAAAATCATGCGCCGCATTCTGCGCAAGATTGCCACGGCGGAATACGACGGGTTGGGGGATATTTCGACCCTGGCCGATCCGGGTGTGGTGCAGCATTTGATTGATACGCACAAGACCATGAACGTCGCGTAA
- a CDS encoding ABC transporter substrate-binding protein: MKKLVLLGALALSVLSLPTFADEKPLKIGIEAAYPPFASKAPDGSIVGFDYDIGNALCEEMKVKCQWVEQEFDGLIPALKVRKIDAILSSMSITEDRKKSVDFTNKYYNTPARLAMKAGTQVSESLAELKGKNIGVQRGSIHERFAREVLAPLGAEIKPYGSQNEIYLDVAAGRLDGTVADATLLDDGFLKTDAGKGFAFVGPAFTDEKYFGDGIGIAVRKGDALKDKINTAITAIRANGKYKQIQDKYFAFDIYGK, encoded by the coding sequence ATGAAGAAACTCGTGCTGCTTGGCGCCCTGGCACTGTCCGTGCTGTCCCTGCCGACATTCGCCGATGAAAAACCTCTGAAAATCGGTATCGAGGCGGCTTACCCTCCGTTCGCCTCCAAAGCACCGGACGGCAGCATCGTGGGTTTCGACTACGACATCGGCAACGCCCTGTGTGAAGAGATGAAGGTCAAGTGCCAGTGGGTCGAGCAAGAGTTCGACGGCCTGATCCCGGCACTCAAGGTGCGCAAGATCGACGCGATTCTGTCGTCCATGTCGATCACAGAAGACCGCAAGAAGTCCGTGGACTTCACCAACAAGTACTACAACACCCCGGCGCGGCTGGCCATGAAGGCCGGCACTCAAGTCAGCGAAAGCCTGGCTGAGCTGAAGGGCAAGAACATCGGCGTGCAACGTGGTTCGATCCACGAGCGCTTCGCCCGCGAAGTCCTGGCCCCACTGGGTGCCGAGATCAAGCCTTACGGTTCGCAGAACGAAATCTACCTCGACGTGGCCGCCGGTCGCCTCGACGGCACCGTGGCAGACGCGACCCTGCTGGATGATGGCTTCCTGAAAACCGACGCCGGCAAAGGCTTCGCCTTCGTTGGCCCGGCGTTCACCGACGAGAAGTACTTCGGCGACGGCATCGGTATCGCCGTACGCAAAGGCGACGCCTTGAAAGACAAGATCAACACCGCGATCACTGCCATTCGCGCGAACGGCAAGTACAAGCAAATCCAGGACAAGTACTTCGCCTTCGATATCTACGGCAAGTAA
- a CDS encoding ABC transporter permease yields MLKGYGAVILDGAWLTLQLALSSMALAIVLGLIGVALRLSPVRWLAWLGDLYSTVIRGIPDLVLILLIFYGGQDLLNRVAPMLGYDDYIDLNPLAAGIGTLGFIFGAYLSETFRGAFMAIPKGQAEAGMAYGMSSFQVFFRVLVPQMIRLAIPGFTNNWLVLTKATALISVVGLQDMMFKAKQAADATREPFTFFLAVAAMYLVITSVSLLALRHLEKRYSVGVRAADL; encoded by the coding sequence ATGTTGAAAGGCTACGGGGCTGTCATCCTCGATGGCGCATGGCTGACGCTTCAGCTCGCCTTGTCGTCCATGGCCCTGGCCATCGTTCTGGGGCTGATCGGCGTTGCGCTACGTCTGTCGCCGGTGCGCTGGCTGGCCTGGCTGGGCGATCTGTATTCCACGGTGATCCGCGGTATTCCCGATCTGGTGCTGATCCTGCTGATTTTCTACGGCGGCCAGGACCTGCTCAACCGCGTCGCGCCGATGCTCGGTTATGACGACTACATCGACCTGAACCCGCTGGCCGCCGGTATCGGCACCCTGGGCTTCATCTTCGGTGCGTACCTGTCCGAAACCTTTCGTGGTGCGTTCATGGCGATTCCCAAAGGCCAGGCAGAAGCCGGCATGGCGTACGGCATGAGCAGTTTCCAGGTGTTTTTCCGGGTGTTGGTACCGCAGATGATTCGCCTGGCGATTCCGGGCTTCACCAACAACTGGCTGGTATTGACCAAGGCGACCGCGCTGATTTCGGTGGTCGGTCTGCAAGACATGATGTTCAAGGCCAAGCAGGCGGCAGACGCTACCCGCGAGCCTTTCACCTTCTTCCTCGCAGTGGCGGCGATGTACCTGGTGATCACCAGTGTCTCGTTGCTGGCATTGCGTCACCTTGAGAAGCGCTACTCGGTAGGCGTAAGGGCGGCTGATCTATGA
- a CDS encoding ABC transporter permease, with protein MIFDYNVIWEALPLYFGGLVTTLKLLALSLFFGLLAALPLGLMRVSKQPIVNMSAWLFTYVIRGTPMLVQLFLIYYGLAQFEAVRESFLWPWLSSATFCACLAFAINTSAYTAEIIAGSLRATPNGEIEAAKAMGMSRIKMYKRILLPSALRRALPQYSNEVIMMLQTTSLASIVTLIDITGAARTVNAQFYLPFEAYITAGVFYLCLTFILVRLFKMAEHRWLGYLAPRKH; from the coding sequence ATGATCTTCGACTACAACGTCATTTGGGAGGCCTTGCCGCTGTACTTCGGCGGCCTGGTGACCACCCTCAAACTGCTCGCACTGTCGCTGTTTTTCGGTCTGCTGGCGGCGTTGCCGCTGGGGCTGATGCGCGTCTCCAAGCAGCCGATCGTCAACATGAGTGCCTGGCTGTTCACCTACGTGATCCGCGGCACGCCGATGCTGGTGCAGCTGTTTTTGATCTACTACGGTCTGGCGCAATTCGAAGCTGTGCGGGAGAGCTTCCTCTGGCCGTGGCTGTCCAGCGCCACGTTCTGTGCGTGCCTGGCCTTCGCCATCAACACCAGCGCCTACACCGCCGAAATCATCGCCGGCAGCCTGCGCGCCACGCCGAACGGCGAGATCGAAGCAGCCAAGGCCATGGGCATGTCACGGATAAAGATGTATAAGCGGATTCTGCTGCCATCGGCCCTGCGCCGGGCACTGCCGCAGTACAGCAACGAAGTGATCATGATGCTGCAGACCACCAGCCTGGCGTCCATCGTGACCCTGATCGACATCACCGGTGCCGCGCGCACGGTCAACGCTCAGTTCTACTTGCCGTTCGAGGCCTACATCACCGCCGGCGTGTTCTACCTGTGCCTGACGTTCATTCTGGTGCGCCTGTTCAAAATGGCCGAACACCGTTGGCTGGGCTATCTGGCCCCGCGGAAGCACTGA
- a CDS encoding M14 family metallopeptidase: MERIDHALPWSHLGSERRISVFRFGAGERKAYIQASLHADELPGMRTAWELKKRLTELEAQGLLNGVIELVPVANPLGLGQLLQGNHQGRFEAGSGKNFNRDFVELSEPVAAELDGHLGDDPHANIRLIRQAMSDHLAALPEASSQLQGMQRILLSHACTADVVLDLHCDCEAALHMYALPQHWPHWRSLAAHLNVKVGLLAEDSGGSSFDEACSLPWLRLSRLFPDAQIPLACLATTIELGGQSDTGRPEAVAHAEGILAFLAEQGLIGGEWPKPVQEACEGMPFEGTELLFAPHPGVVSFLRKPGEWIEAGDEIFEVIDPLSDRVSTVCAGTSGVLFAIERLRYAQPGFWLAKVAGREALRHGRLLND, from the coding sequence ATGGAACGCATCGATCATGCATTGCCGTGGAGCCACCTGGGCAGCGAACGCCGGATTTCGGTGTTCCGCTTCGGTGCTGGCGAGCGCAAGGCCTACATTCAGGCCAGCCTGCACGCCGATGAACTGCCGGGGATGCGCACGGCCTGGGAGCTGAAAAAGCGCCTGACCGAACTCGAAGCCCAAGGCTTGCTGAACGGTGTGATCGAATTGGTGCCAGTAGCCAATCCACTGGGCCTCGGCCAGCTGCTTCAGGGGAACCATCAGGGTCGTTTCGAGGCCGGCAGCGGCAAGAACTTCAACCGGGATTTCGTCGAGTTGAGCGAGCCCGTGGCCGCCGAACTCGATGGGCATCTGGGTGATGATCCGCATGCCAATATTCGACTCATCCGTCAGGCTATGAGCGATCACCTGGCGGCTTTGCCAGAGGCGAGCAGCCAGTTGCAAGGCATGCAGCGCATCTTGCTCAGCCATGCCTGCACCGCCGATGTGGTGCTGGATTTGCACTGCGATTGCGAAGCGGCGCTGCACATGTATGCCTTGCCGCAACACTGGCCGCATTGGCGTTCGTTAGCCGCCCACTTGAACGTCAAGGTCGGGCTGCTGGCGGAAGATTCCGGCGGCAGCTCCTTTGACGAAGCGTGTTCGCTGCCATGGTTGCGTCTGTCGCGGCTGTTCCCGGATGCCCAGATTCCATTGGCATGCCTGGCGACTACCATTGAATTGGGTGGTCAGTCGGATACCGGTCGCCCAGAGGCGGTGGCTCACGCCGAAGGCATTCTGGCGTTCCTTGCCGAGCAGGGTTTGATCGGCGGCGAATGGCCAAAGCCTGTGCAAGAGGCTTGCGAAGGCATGCCGTTCGAAGGCACCGAATTGCTGTTCGCGCCGCATCCTGGTGTGGTGAGTTTTCTGCGTAAACCCGGTGAGTGGATTGAAGCCGGCGATGAGATTTTTGAAGTGATCGATCCATTATCGGATCGGGTCAGCACGGTGTGTGCTGGTACGTCCGGGGTGCTGTTTGCCATTGAACGGCTGCGTTATGCCCAACCCGGTTTCTGGCTGGCCAAGGTGGCGGGGCGCGAAGCGCTGCGTCACGGGCGCTTGCTCAACGACTGA
- a CDS encoding ABC transporter ATP-binding protein — translation MYKLEVQDLHKRYGSHEVLKGVSLKAAAGDVISIIGSSGSGKSTFLRCINLLEQPHAGKILLNNEELKLVANKDGALKAADPKQLQRMRSRLSMVFQHFNLWSHMTALENIMEAPVHVLGMSKAEAREKAEHYLNKVGVAHRKDAYPGHMSGGEQQRVAIARALAMEPEVMLFDEPTSALDPELVGDVLKVMQALAQEGRTMVVVTHEMGFAREVSNQLVFLHKGVVEESGNPREVLVNPQSERLQQFLSGSLK, via the coding sequence ATGTACAAACTTGAAGTCCAAGACCTGCATAAACGCTATGGCAGTCACGAAGTGCTCAAGGGCGTGTCCCTGAAGGCGGCGGCTGGCGATGTGATCAGCATCATCGGCTCCAGTGGCTCCGGCAAAAGTACCTTCCTGCGCTGCATCAACCTGCTCGAGCAGCCGCACGCGGGCAAGATTCTGCTCAACAACGAAGAGCTGAAACTGGTTGCCAACAAGGACGGTGCGCTCAAGGCCGCCGACCCGAAGCAGCTGCAACGCATGCGTTCGCGCCTGTCGATGGTGTTCCAGCATTTCAACCTGTGGTCGCACATGACCGCGCTGGAAAACATCATGGAAGCGCCGGTCCACGTGCTCGGCATGTCCAAGGCCGAAGCCCGCGAGAAGGCCGAGCACTACCTGAACAAGGTCGGTGTTGCTCATCGCAAAGACGCCTACCCTGGACACATGTCCGGTGGCGAGCAACAGCGTGTGGCGATTGCCCGTGCGCTGGCGATGGAGCCTGAGGTGATGCTGTTCGACGAACCGACCTCGGCCCTCGATCCGGAGCTGGTCGGTGACGTGCTGAAAGTCATGCAGGCCCTGGCGCAGGAAGGCCGGACCATGGTGGTGGTAACGCACGAAATGGGCTTTGCCCGTGAAGTGTCGAACCAACTGGTTTTTCTGCACAAAGGTGTCGTCGAAGAAAGCGGCAACCCGCGTGAAGTGCTGGTGAACCCGCAATCCGAACGTTTGCAACAATTCCTCTCCGGCAGCTTGAAGTAA
- a CDS encoding GlxA family transcriptional regulator has product MTAHRIGFLIWPSTKALTLALAEEALRVAQRVHPDVVYELSFLQAEPPTDGAWQLPGEPWAGKLENFQKLFLLADEPPTSLAPALSSALKQLVRAGCVIGGLSAGVYPLAQLGLLDGYRAAVHWRWQDDFAERFPKVIATSHLFDWDRDRLSACGGLSVLDLLLAVLARDHGAELAGAVSEELVVERIREGGERQRIPLQNRLGSSHPKLTQAVLLMEANIEEPLTTDEIAQHVCVSRRQLERIFKQYLNRVPSQYYLELRLNKARQMLMQTSKSIIQIGLSCGFSSGPHFSSAYRNFFGATPREDRNQRRSSSPFELSSVPPERG; this is encoded by the coding sequence ATGACTGCCCATCGAATTGGTTTCCTGATTTGGCCCAGCACTAAAGCTCTGACGCTTGCGCTGGCCGAGGAGGCCTTGCGTGTTGCCCAGCGTGTGCACCCGGACGTTGTTTACGAACTGTCGTTTTTGCAAGCCGAACCGCCAACCGACGGCGCCTGGCAATTGCCGGGTGAGCCCTGGGCCGGCAAGCTCGAAAACTTCCAGAAGCTGTTCCTGCTCGCCGATGAGCCGCCGACCTCACTCGCACCGGCGCTCAGCAGTGCACTGAAACAACTGGTGCGAGCCGGTTGTGTGATCGGCGGTTTGTCGGCCGGTGTTTACCCGTTGGCGCAACTCGGTTTGCTCGACGGTTATCGCGCTGCCGTGCATTGGCGCTGGCAGGACGATTTCGCCGAGCGTTTCCCGAAAGTCATCGCCACCAGCCATCTGTTCGACTGGGATCGCGATCGCTTGAGCGCCTGTGGTGGCTTGTCGGTACTGGACTTGTTGCTGGCGGTGCTGGCCCGTGATCACGGCGCCGAACTGGCCGGTGCGGTGTCGGAAGAACTGGTGGTCGAACGCATTCGTGAAGGCGGCGAACGCCAGCGGATTCCGTTGCAGAACCGCTTGGGCTCCAGCCATCCGAAGCTCACCCAGGCGGTGTTGCTGATGGAAGCCAACATCGAAGAGCCGCTGACCACCGACGAAATCGCCCAGCATGTGTGCGTATCGCGTCGGCAGCTGGAGCGGATCTTCAAGCAGTACCTCAACCGCGTGCCGAGCCAGTATTACCTGGAGCTGCGCCTGAACAAGGCCCGGCAGATGTTGATGCAAACCAGCAAGTCGATCATCCAGATCGGCCTGTCCTGTGGCTTCTCTTCGGGGCCGCATTTCTCCAGCGCCTACCGCAACTTCTTCGGTGCCACGCCGCGGGAAGATCGCAACCAGCGGCGCAGCAGCAGTCCGTTCGAATTGTCGTCGGTGCCGCCCGAGCGCGGCTAG